The following coding sequences lie in one Flavobacterium sediminis genomic window:
- a CDS encoding ABC transporter ATP-binding protein yields the protein MQEVKHKETLVTVENVSKKFSKDLKTSLMYGFKDILKIMFGILPEKSKLRKSEFWAVKNVSFSLRRGECIGLIGHNGAGKSTLLKVLNGLYAPDEGKITIKGKIGALIELGAGFNPILTGRENIYNNASILGFAKAEVDAKMQSIIEFSEMEDFLDMPVKNYSSGMKVRLGFAIAAHLEPDVLIIDEVLAVGDLGFVLKCFKKVDELLPNTAIIFVSHNMPMVSRICNEVVLMDHGKVEYQGYNVAKGIELYYNKFAGSSQNMVFNDGSLELVSCKTNLVEGKVVRHQDIEVELLFGIRKNLKFYPKVYLEFKDKDLRPIAGTQSESKLEINEEKEQLKYTFVIKNSLFTLGKYNVDLSIKSNETDSPVLRINNLIDFVCEGEKSLWVPIELESDVEITQL from the coding sequence ATGCAGGAAGTTAAACACAAAGAGACATTAGTGACCGTTGAGAATGTGTCAAAGAAGTTTTCAAAAGATTTGAAGACCAGCCTTATGTATGGGTTTAAAGATATCCTGAAGATCATGTTTGGGATATTGCCGGAAAAGAGCAAGCTTCGAAAAAGTGAGTTCTGGGCGGTAAAAAATGTAAGCTTTAGTTTGAGAAGAGGAGAATGTATCGGACTGATAGGGCATAACGGAGCAGGAAAAAGTACTCTCTTAAAAGTTTTGAATGGCTTATACGCACCCGATGAAGGGAAAATAACGATAAAAGGAAAAATAGGGGCTCTGATTGAATTAGGAGCCGGTTTTAATCCAATCCTTACGGGTAGGGAAAATATCTATAATAATGCTTCTATTTTAGGGTTTGCCAAGGCAGAAGTCGATGCTAAAATGCAATCGATCATTGAATTTTCTGAAATGGAAGATTTTTTAGATATGCCCGTAAAAAACTATTCTTCAGGAATGAAGGTACGTCTGGGATTTGCTATTGCAGCACATTTAGAACCGGATGTATTGATCATTGATGAAGTTTTAGCCGTGGGAGATTTAGGATTTGTCCTTAAGTGCTTTAAGAAAGTCGACGAATTACTACCCAATACAGCTATAATTTTCGTTTCACATAATATGCCCATGGTATCCCGAATATGTAATGAAGTAGTATTAATGGATCATGGAAAAGTAGAATATCAGGGCTATAATGTGGCAAAAGGAATTGAACTGTATTACAATAAGTTTGCAGGAAGTTCTCAGAATATGGTTTTTAATGATGGTTCTCTGGAACTGGTTTCCTGCAAGACCAATTTGGTGGAAGGAAAAGTAGTTCGTCATCAGGATATAGAAGTAGAATTGTTGTTCGGAATCCGTAAAAACCTGAAATTTTATCCGAAGGTTTATTTGGAGTTTAAGGACAAGGATCTAAGACCGATTGCCGGAACCCAATCTGAGAGTAAACTGGAGATAAACGAAGAGAAAGAACAACTTAAATATACCTTTGTTATTAAGAATTCTTTATTCACTTTAGGAAAATATAATGTTGATCTCAGCATTAAAAGTAACGAGACCGATTCTCCCGTTTTAAGAATAAACAATCTTATCGATTTTGTTTGTGAAGGAGAAAAAAGTTTATGGGTGCCTATTGAATTAGAATCAGATGTAGAAATAACCCAGCTCTAA